The proteins below come from a single Oncorhynchus keta strain PuntledgeMale-10-30-2019 chromosome 32, Oket_V2, whole genome shotgun sequence genomic window:
- the LOC118364934 gene encoding protein phosphatase 1 regulatory subunit 27-like has protein sequence MKYYQDPVCQSRGIKAYGPKESSSSSCAHSSPQIKPVRSVHFPNDIVFQDYIRQGELDRIRLFIRKRRVSLETIYHSGMAAIHEAVLSGNLECVKLLVKHGADVHQRDEEGWTPLHMACSDGFPDIAKYLLSIGADPRAENECGETPADLIDSEVTGVRELKGLLGVEDD, from the exons ATGAAGTACTACCAGGACCCAGTCTGCCAGTCCAGAGGTATCAAGGCTTATGGCCCCAAAGAGTCCAGCAGCTCTTCTTGCGCCCACTCTTCTCCACAGATCAAACCAGTCCGCAGCGTCCACTTCCCCAACGACATCGTGTTCCAGGACTACATCCGGCAGGGCGAGCTGGACAGGATCAGACTCTTCATCAGAAAGAGGAGGGTCAGCCTGGAAACCATCTACCACTCTG GTATGGCAGCGATCCATGAGGCTGTCCTCTCTGGGAACCTGGAGTGTGTGAAGCTGCTGGTGAAGCACGGAGCAGACGTCcaccagagagatgaggagggctGGACACCTCTCCACATGGCCTGCAGTGACGGATTCCCTGACATTGCCAA GTACCTGCTTTCTATTGGCGCTGACCCTCGGGCGGAAAACGAGTGTGGGGAGACACCTGCCGATCTCATCGACTCAGAGGTCACGGGGGTTCGAGAGCTGAAGGGGCTGCTTGGGGTGGAGGACGACTGA